A region of the Akkermansia muciniphila genome:
TTCTGGCACAATAATTTCAACAAGATCACTGGCAGTTCCGTAGACTGCAATCCGCCAGCTTCCTCTTCCTGGGGTTCTGTCGTACCCCAGGTGTGCGGAACGGAGTCAAGCAATTACAACTGCATGGGGCCGGAGTACGGCTTTGCCGCCATGATGGAGCGCAAGGGATGGTCCCTGGGCGGCCCTGGCTCCGGACATGCGGACACGGGAATCGTCAAGGCCGCTCTGGACGGAGGAGGCAATTCCTATTGGAACAAAGGCACGAACGCCTATAATGCCATAGTGGAGACCGTCAGGAAGGCCTGTGAAAACGCCCTGGCCAACGGTTACGACAAGGTGGAGATCATGGGCGTAATGTACCTTCAGGGGGAGTCCAATACAGCTGCCGACAGCAGCAACGCAGCCAATTCATTTTTAACGTTTCTGGACAACTTGCAGGGGGACCTTGCCCGGGATGGAGTGGACACCGGCCCTCTGGCGGCACATCAGGCCATTCTGGGAGAACAGGCCAAGTGGGGCACAACCAACGTCACGAATGCTGAAACGGGAGACGTCACCGGAGGATTCAACGGCAATGAAGGTTCTTCCGGAACAACCCGCGACCAGCAGGAAGCCCTGGCCCGGGCAAACGAGAACATGGGCTGGGTTCCGACACGGGACCTCGCCAAAATCACCTCCGGCGACAGCATGGGCGTCCATTACGACGGAAAGTCCCAGATCACCATCGGAGCGCGGTATGCCTATGAGGCGGCCAGGCTGGCCGGGTACGATACGGGTACGGTCCGCAGCGGAAATTACGACGCCGCTCTCTCTTCCACGGAAGCCTGGATGAACGGCAAGCTCCCCGTGGACAGCACGGCCGTCTGGGACGCAGCCTCCTCCGCCATGGACAACATGGTGAGTTCCGCCGCCGGAACCAACGCCGTGCTTTACGGCATCAGGATTGAAGATACATACCTGAACACCATCACCATCCGGGGCGTGGCCGTTGACGGCAGTTCCGCTCCCTCCATGCAGGACGGCCATTTGATCCTGGGGAGCGGCGGCATCGACATCGCAACCGGAAAAAACCTGAACATCGCTTCCGTGCTGGAGCTTCAGGGCGACCAGCAATGGAACATTGCGGGAGGAAGCACCCTGTCCATCCGGGGGAGCAGTTCTTCCGGCAACCATCAGCTCACGTTCATCACGGGAACGGGAGACGTCGCCATCCGCAATTCCACCCTTGCGGCTGATCCCTCCGGAATCGCCAAAGTGGAGGTCAGCGCCTACGTCAATACGGATGCCGCCGCTTTTACGGGAAACTGGACCGTCGGTCCCGGCGTGGAAGTAACAATGAACGGCACGGATACCAAGACCGCCGGCTCCGGCTGGGGAACGGGCTCCGTCACGCTCCAGGGGGCAACCGTCCTTGCCGGCTGGGAACACGTGACATCCAATACGTGGAGCAACCGTTTCATTCTGGAGGAAGGCACCGTTTCCTCCTTCGGGAGCTCCACCAACGCCACCGGAAAAGTCCTGACCCTGTCCGGCGGGATTTCCGGAAATGGGGCCTTGTCCAAGACCACCGGCAATACGCTGGTTCTGGCCCATGCCAATACCTATGCGGGAGGCACCCAAATCCGGGGAGGCACTTTGCGGCTCGGAGACAGAAACGCCCTGGGCACGGGAACGGCGGCCGTTCACACGGGAGGAGCGCTGGATTTGAACCATTATGACGTTTCCAACACCATCCGCCTGGCCGGAGGGGAAGCACTGAACTGGGGAACGGCGGCACGGGTGGAAATCGGCCATCAGGTGGTCTGGGCGGACCAGCACCTGGAGGGAACGCTCACCTTGTCCGACGGCTCCCGCATCCTGGCCGGCAATTCCATGACGCTGGGAACGGGCGACAACCTGGCGGCGGGGAATTTTACCGTGGAGCTTTCATCCATGAACCTGGTGGAAGGAGGCGAAGGGCTGGCCGCCATCATCATGACGGGAGGCGCCTTGAACTTGCTGGACGGCCTGACTCTGGACGTCAGCGGCATCCTTGCTCGCTCCGGCACCATGTCCTTCAGGATTACGGACATTTCAGGGGGTACCCTGGAAGGGCTTTCCTCCGCGGAAGATTTTTCCCTGGTAGAGGCCGCCCATGGCTGGAATGTGCTGGATTACGACGCTTCCACGGGAATCGTGACGCTTTCCGTGCCCGAACCGTCCTGTGCCCTGCTGGGGCTCCTGGGCATGGCGGCTCTGCTGGCAACGCGCCGCAGGGCCTGACTTTTTCCCCTGTTCCCGAAGCCGGCAGGAGCGCCGCCAGCCTTTGCGGCGCTCCGTGACCGGGCCGGAACAGCCCGGGGATTTAACTGGAAGTTATGCCTTCCTCCCCCAGCCGCATTTCCTCTGCGCGCGTTGGAAATAACCGGAGTAAACAGGGCGAAATGGGGCAAACGGCTTAATAGCTTTTCTTTCCATATCCAGGTGGTAGACTCCGCGCAAGGCATCTCCACCCATGACAACCACACGCTCGGGATTCACCAAACTTGCAGCCATCTGCATTGCCATCCTTCTGGGGGCGGTCATCTGGGAGCTGGGGTGGCCCCTGACGCATGCGGAGCATGAATGGTCGCGCCTGATTGCGGCCGTCGCCACGCTGGGGCACCTGGCGGGCGTGCTGGGCTCCTACTTCCGGAAGGAGATCAACCGCCCTTCCCTGAGGCTTCTGATTTTCCAGATTATCTGCTGCCTGCTGATCTTCCTGCTGATCGCCAGGGAGCAGCAGGAGGACAGCTACATGAGGTTTACGGAGCTTTCCCGCCTGGTGATTACGGCCGGGCTGATCGCCATCCCCACGCTGATGTCCCTGACCAGGATTTTTGAATGGCTGCTGGGCAAGCAGAAAAAAGGGCGTCCGCTGATGGCCCCCGCCATGCAGTTCGTGACCTCCCTGGGAGTGGTCATCCTGGCGGGAACCGGGCTTCTTCTGCTCCCCAATTCCACGTATCCCGGCATCACGCTGAGCTTTACGGACGCCCTGTTCACCAGCACCAGCGCCGTATGCGTCACCGGCCTGAACGCCGTGGACTTCGCCAACACCTTCACCCCGCTGGGGGAAATGTTCACGCTTGCCCTCATCCAGATCGGCGGGTTCGGCATCATGACGTTCGCCTACTTCGTGGCCATGGTGGCGGGCCAGGGCTTTTCCCTGCGGGACCGCGTGCTGCTGACGGACCTGCTGGACGAAGGCAACCTGGGGTCCGTGGTCTCCTTCATCACCACCATCGTAGTCAGCACATTGTTCATTGAACTGTGCGGGGCCGTGCTCCTGTACTTTTCCTGGGAAGGGAAGGATATTAACCTGATGGGGGAACCCCTGTGGTGGCACTCCCTCTTCCACTCCGTTTCCGCCTTCTGCAACGCGGGCTTTTCCACGTTCCCGATGAATCTGATGGAGCCGGGTATCCGCCTGTGCTACAGCGGGCAGGCCGTCATCATGGCGCTGATTGTATGCGGCGGCCTGGGATTCGGCATTTACAAGGAAATCAACTCCCGCCTGGTCAACCGCTTTCTGGCCAAGCACCGCCGCCTGCGCATGCAGTGGACCCCGTATTTCAAGCTGGTGATGATCGCCACGGGCATTCTGCTGGCTGGGGGCGCCCTGTCCATTTTCGCCGTTTCCGCCCCCCACACTTCCGAACCGCTGGGGCAGCATCTCTGGAGCTGCCTTTTTGACAGCGTCACGGCCCGTACGGCGGGATTCAATATCAGTGACTACAGCCGCTACCTGCCCGCTGCCAGCCTCATCATGTGCGGGCTGATGGTAGTGGGCGGCAGCCCCGGCGGCACGGCGGGCGGCATGAGAACCACCACCTGCGCCATTGCGGGCGCGGAAATCCTGCGCATCCTCCGCGGCCGGGACCACGTGGAATTCTTCCACCGCCGCATTGAGCAGCGCACCGTGGCGCGGTGCGTGATCACGGTGGTGGTCTCCTGCGCCTGGATCGGCTGCTTCACCATTCTTATTTGCACCCTGGAGCCCGCCATGAGCTCACTGGATATCTTCTTTGAAAACTGCAGCGCTTTTGCTACGGTAGGCGTGTCACGGGGAATCACGCCCAATCTGAGCGACCCTTCCAAATATCTTCTCATCATCAACATGCTTGCCGGCCGCGTGGGGCTTTTCGCCTTCCTGATCGCCCTGGCCGGTACCCCCACCCCGCGGCATTACCGCTATCCATCCGTCAAAATCCCGTTAACCTGAACATACCGTTATGAGATATACCGTTATCGGCCTGGGCCAGTTTGGACAGGAGCTCTGCACGGAGCTCTCCGCCCGCAATATTGAAGTAGTGGCCGTGGCCTCCACGGATGAAGAACTGGAGCAGATCAAGGACCTGGTAACTTACGCCGTGGTGACGGATTACACCAATCCGGCCGCCCTGCGCGAATTGGAGCTGGATGACCAGTCCGCCGTGATTGTCGCCATCGGGGACAGCTTTGAAGAAAACCTCCTCGTCGTCACGCACCTCCAGAAAATGGGCGTGCGCTATATTTACGCCCGCGTGATGAGCCCGGTGCACGAGCACATTTTAAGCCAGATGAACGTGTACGCGCTCATCAACCTGTCGCGCGTGGCCTCCAAGCAGCTCGCCAGCCAGCTGGAATCCCCGGAATTCCTGCGCGTCTCCCCCATGGATGAGAACCACAGCATCGTGGAAATAGCCGTGCCGCGCATCTGGGTGGGCAAGCGCCTCCGTGACGTGGGCCTGCGTACGGAGCACCATCTCAACCTGCTCACCATCCGCCGCGGAGAAGCCCAGACCCCGCAGGGGCGCCGGGAAATTCTTTCCATCCCGCGCATTCCCGTCATCGGCACCCCTTCCCCGGACCTCGTCTTTGAAGACCACGACATTCTGATCCTGTTCGGCAAGGAGACGAACCTGATTGAATTCGCCCAGTTGTCCAAGGGCCTGTAAACCCGGACCCGCCCCATTCCGGGAATCGGGCTTTCAGACCAGCTCTTCAAAAGCGGTTACCAGGCGCTTTTCAGAAATACGGCCCTTGACGGAGATGGCGGGGGCGAAGACGGCCAGGCGGTATTCTTCCAGCAGGTAGCTGTACTGCGTCCAGCGCGGGTCCCCGTCATGTTCCGGCAGGGCCTGATACCAGGGGAGGTACACGCGTTCAAAGAGGTCCAGGCGTTCCAGCTCCCTGGCCAGGGGCTGCTGGCCGATGCGCCTGATGCGTTCCGCGATGCCCTGCACGTACCGTTTCAGGTCCGGCAGATGTTCCGCTCCATGCGCCCACAGGAAGCGGGGCCGGAGCAGCCAGTCAAGCTGGCGCCGGAGGTCAGCCGTGATGCGCTCCATATGGCGCACGCCCTGCTGGGCTGCGGAAAAATCCCTGACGGCGTGCTCCGTGGCCGCTACCAGCTCCCAGAGGTCCGCCACGCTGTGCGCAGCGTCAAAGAGATTCTGGCGCAGATTCATTTCCGCAGCGGCGAATTGTTCCGACGTGCGCGGCAGGGGACGGCCCATGGCAAGCTCCGCGGAGACGTCCACCAGGTCGTCCGCATTGGTGGACGGGTCCCGGCCCAGCATGTGCAGGGAGAGCTTCCCTTCCAGTTTCAGCGGGAATTTCTTGCGGAGGTGGTTGAGCTGGTCCGTCTGGCGCAGGCGCATGAAGCGCAGGCACCCATCCCGGTGGGATTCCGCCGCACGCAGTTCATCCTCAAAAACGCGGACGCCCACAGACGCGCCTTCATCTACCAGGGCCACGTAACCCGGCCTGCCCGCCACATCCACCGTATGCTCCAAATCTCCGCAGGTCCATTCCTTCATGCCCGTAACGGAGACGATGTCCGCCGCCGTTTCCCGGAACCGGCGGGAAAGCTTTTTGCCCAGCCGCCCGTTCAGCTCCGCAACGTCCGTGCCCATGGCAAGCTCTTCACCTTCGTCGTCGCACACCCATATTTTCGTCACCAGCTCCGCAGGAATGCGGCTCATGTCAAAGAAGGAGGGAGCACAGAAACGCCCGGTTTCCGCTTCCACGAATTCCGCCAGCTTCTGCGCCAGCGGCCCGTCCGGATCCAGGCCATGCCGCAGTTCTGCAAAGTAGGCGGCCTTCTGGCTGACGGGCTGGAGAAAGACGCGCAGGTCCTTGGGAAGGGTACGCAGCAGGCCTTCCGCCCGCTGGGCCAGATGACCCGGCACGCCCCATTCCGGCAACCATTCCGGAACGTCAGGCAGCTGGTCAATGTGAACGCCCAGCGTCACGCCGTCATCTTCCGCGCCGGGGTCATTCTGATAATACACGGCGTATTCCGCGCCGCCGCAGGAAATTTCATCCGGAAAGCCGTCCAGAAGGTCTTTCCCCCAGAATTCATACATGGCTTCCTGCGCCGGAACGTGCAGGGCGTCCGGGTTGTCTTTTTCCATGCTTCCGGCCCAGCGCAGAAAGGCCCTGGCCGTGCAGCAGTCCTGCGGAATGAGCCTGTCAAAGAATTCATAAACGCCTTCCTCGCACCAGACCTGGTCCGGACGGCGCAGCTTCAGCTCTATCTGCCGCACCTCTTCCCGGAGCGTTTCCAGATGGGTGATGCAGCCGGGCCTGGTGCGGAAGCCGCCGCCCAGCAGCCCTTCCCGGATCATGATTTCCCGCGCATGGGCGGGATTGATGCGGCCATAGTGCACGCGCCTGTTGTCAATGATGCGCAGGCCGCCGCACACCACGCGCTCCACGGCGTAAACCGCGCCCTGCTCTTTGTCCCACCGGGCTCCGGAATAATGGGATTCACAGAGATGGGGAGCCACCTGTTCCACCCACTCCGGTTCCAGCCGGGCGGCGCGGCGCATCCACAGGCGCGTGGTATCCACCAGCTCCACGCCCATCACCCATTCGCTCCGCTTCTTGCGGCGGAACAGGCCGGAACCGGGAAAGATGCCGAAGGAACGCCCTCCGGCGCCGCGGTATTCCCGGTTGTCCGCATCCCAAAGGCCGAACTGGCGCGGAACGCCCGCCAGGATGCTCCGGTGAATCATGGCAAAAGACGCCTGACGCTCCGTTTCCTCCTCCAAGGGAGGAATTTTGCATTTCAGGGTTTCCCTGACCAGCCGGGAAAGGTCTTCCCACAGGTTGAACCACTCCATCATGCGGTTGAAATTAAGGAAGTTTTTCCCGCACCATTTCCGGAGCTGGTTTTTGCGCCAGCGGCGGCCTTCCCGGAATTGCCATGCGGCCTTCCACAGCTTGAGCAGGGAAAGGAAGTCGCTGTCTTCGTCCTTCCACTGCGCGTGGGCCTGGTCCGCCTTCTGCGCGGCATCCGCCGGACGTTCCCGGGGGTCCATGATCCCCAGCCCGGCCACGATTACCAGCATTTCAGGGAGGGCCTGTTCATGTTGCGCTTCCAGCAGCATGCGGCCCAGGCGCGGGTCTATGGGCAGGCGCGCCAGCTTCCTGCCTACGGGCGTGAGCTGCCGGGCCTTGTCCAGGGCGCCGATTTCCCGCAGGGTGCGGTAGCCCTCCGTCACCAGTTTGGAGGAAGGAGGGTCCGGAAGGGGGAATTCCGGCATTTCAGGCAGCCCCAGGTCCTTCATCCGGAGAAGCGCCCCGGCCAGGGCGCTGCGCCGGATTTCCGGGTCCGTGAATTCCGGCCTGTCCTCCCAGTCTTCTTCACTGTACAGCCGGATGCAGACGCCCTCGCACACGCGCCCGCAGCGGCCCGCGCGCTGGCGGGCGCTGGCCTTGGAGACGGGTTCTATCTGGAGCCGCTGCACCTGGCGCGCCGGGCTGTACCGGCTGACGCGCGCCACACCGGAATCAATGACGTAAATGATGCCGGGAATGGTCAGGGATGTTTCCGCCACGTTGGTCGCCAGCACGATGCGGCGGCAACCCTGTTCCGGATGAAAAATCCTCTGCTGGTCTGCCAGTCCCAGCCTGGCAAAGAGGGGCAGGATGCGCGTGTTCCTCAAATTCCGGCCTTCCAGCTTTTCCGCCACCTCACGTATTTCACGCTCTCCGGGGAGAAAGACCAGCACGTCCCCGCGGTCGTCCAGGGTATCCAGCCAATCCACGGCGCGCGCCACATGGGCGGGGAGCTCTTCATCGTCACGCAGAGGCGGCAGGTAATGAAGGTCCACCGGGTAGGTACGTCCTTCCACCTGGACGATGGGCGCGCCTCCGAAGAATTCGGAAAATCCCCCGGCATCCAGCGTAGCGGAGCTGATGACCAGCCGCAGATCCTTCCGCCTGTCCAGCAGAAGCCTCAGGTAGCCCAGCAGAAAGTCAATGTTGAGGCTGCGTTCGTGGGCTTCATCCAGAATCAGGGTATGGTACTGGCGCAGGTCGGGATCATGCTGCGTTTCCGCCAGCAGAATGCCGTCCGTCATGAACTTCAGGCGCGTGTCCGGCCCGGCTTTTTCCTCAAAGCGCACCTGGTAGCCCACCAAGCCGCCCAACTCGCAGTTCAATTCTTCCGCCACGCGGCGGGAAACGGAAGCCGCGGCCAGCCTCCTGGGCTGGGTGCACCCCACCCTTCCCCGCGCATCCCCGGCAAGCTCCATGGCCATCTTGGGAAGCTGGGTGGTCTTGCCGGACCCGGTTTCACCCACCACCACAATGACCTGATGCTCCCGCATGGCCGCCAGAATGTCATCCCGGCGGCGGGAAATGGGGAGGTCCGGATAAGTGATGTTCATGATGGAGGGGAGAAAAAAACCCTGCAAGAACGTCCTGCAGGGTTTGATGGAAAAGCCGGAAAGGGTTTCTTTACTGCCGGGGTTTGGGAAGGGCGATGCGTCCGCTGCGGGTCAGCATCTGCACATCATAATCCTCAATAAGGGACAGGAAACGGTCAATCTTGTGTTCGCCGCCCGTCACTTCAATGGTCAGGGCGTCCCGCGTGACATCCACGATGTTCGCGCCCAGGATCTGGCAGAATTCAATGACTTCATGCCGCGTGGCGGAATCCACGCCAATGCGGGTCAGCACCGTCTCCCGGTACACGTTGTCCGTGTTGCGGAAATCTACAACTTCCACCGTGTTGACGAGTTTTTCCAGATGCTTGATGATCTGGTCAAGCACGTCTTCCTTTTCGCGTACGACGATGGTCATCCGTGAAAAGCGCGGGTCCTGGCTAGGGGCAACGTTCAACGAATGAATATTGTAGCCCCGTCCACTGAACAAACCGGCAATGCGGGCAAGCACGCCAAATTTGTTTTCAACAAGTACGGAGATAGTATGACGAGTCATAATTTTAATTTCTTAAAGGTGATGCATTATAGACGCTTCCGGCTGCCAGTCAAGCCCGCGGAAGGGTGATGCCGGAAAACGCTTTCCCGCAGGGGGCGCCGGAAGACGCGTGACCGGCGGAATTCAGAGTTCCCGCGGAACGATGGCGCTG
Encoded here:
- a CDS encoding sialate O-acetylesterase, whose amino-acid sequence is MKFSSLYRSLLFIPITAAFIGAAEAKTLQLYILTGQSNSLGAVKGSPASAELLEQYRSDGSTKFWHNNFNKITGSSVDCNPPASSSWGSVVPQVCGTESSNYNCMGPEYGFAAMMERKGWSLGGPGSGHADTGIVKAALDGGGNSYWNKGTNAYNAIVETVRKACENALANGYDKVEIMGVMYLQGESNTAADSSNAANSFLTFLDNLQGDLARDGVDTGPLAAHQAILGEQAKWGTTNVTNAETGDVTGGFNGNEGSSGTTRDQQEALARANENMGWVPTRDLAKITSGDSMGVHYDGKSQITIGARYAYEAARLAGYDTGTVRSGNYDAALSSTEAWMNGKLPVDSTAVWDAASSAMDNMVSSAAGTNAVLYGIRIEDTYLNTITIRGVAVDGSSAPSMQDGHLILGSGGIDIATGKNLNIASVLELQGDQQWNIAGGSTLSIRGSSSSGNHQLTFITGTGDVAIRNSTLAADPSGIAKVEVSAYVNTDAAAFTGNWTVGPGVEVTMNGTDTKTAGSGWGTGSVTLQGATVLAGWEHVTSNTWSNRFILEEGTVSSFGSSTNATGKVLTLSGGISGNGALSKTTGNTLVLAHANTYAGGTQIRGGTLRLGDRNALGTGTAAVHTGGALDLNHYDVSNTIRLAGGEALNWGTAARVEIGHQVVWADQHLEGTLTLSDGSRILAGNSMTLGTGDNLAAGNFTVELSSMNLVEGGEGLAAIIMTGGALNLLDGLTLDVSGILARSGTMSFRITDISGGTLEGLSSAEDFSLVEAAHGWNVLDYDASTGIVTLSVPEPSCALLGLLGMAALLATRRRA
- a CDS encoding TrkH family potassium uptake protein, translating into MTTTRSGFTKLAAICIAILLGAVIWELGWPLTHAEHEWSRLIAAVATLGHLAGVLGSYFRKEINRPSLRLLIFQIICCLLIFLLIAREQQEDSYMRFTELSRLVITAGLIAIPTLMSLTRIFEWLLGKQKKGRPLMAPAMQFVTSLGVVILAGTGLLLLPNSTYPGITLSFTDALFTSTSAVCVTGLNAVDFANTFTPLGEMFTLALIQIGGFGIMTFAYFVAMVAGQGFSLRDRVLLTDLLDEGNLGSVVSFITTIVVSTLFIELCGAVLLYFSWEGKDINLMGEPLWWHSLFHSVSAFCNAGFSTFPMNLMEPGIRLCYSGQAVIMALIVCGGLGFGIYKEINSRLVNRFLAKHRRLRMQWTPYFKLVMIATGILLAGGALSIFAVSAPHTSEPLGQHLWSCLFDSVTARTAGFNISDYSRYLPAASLIMCGLMVVGGSPGGTAGGMRTTTCAIAGAEILRILRGRDHVEFFHRRIEQRTVARCVITVVVSCAWIGCFTILICTLEPAMSSLDIFFENCSAFATVGVSRGITPNLSDPSKYLLIINMLAGRVGLFAFLIALAGTPTPRHYRYPSVKIPLT
- a CDS encoding potassium channel family protein, translating into MRYTVIGLGQFGQELCTELSARNIEVVAVASTDEELEQIKDLVTYAVVTDYTNPAALRELELDDQSAVIVAIGDSFEENLLVVTHLQKMGVRYIYARVMSPVHEHILSQMNVYALINLSRVASKQLASQLESPEFLRVSPMDENHSIVEIAVPRIWVGKRLRDVGLRTEHHLNLLTIRRGEAQTPQGRREILSIPRIPVIGTPSPDLVFEDHDILILFGKETNLIEFAQLSKGL
- the hrpA gene encoding ATP-dependent RNA helicase HrpA; the protein is MNITYPDLPISRRRDDILAAMREHQVIVVVGETGSGKTTQLPKMAMELAGDARGRVGCTQPRRLAAASVSRRVAEELNCELGGLVGYQVRFEEKAGPDTRLKFMTDGILLAETQHDPDLRQYHTLILDEAHERSLNIDFLLGYLRLLLDRRKDLRLVISSATLDAGGFSEFFGGAPIVQVEGRTYPVDLHYLPPLRDDEELPAHVARAVDWLDTLDDRGDVLVFLPGEREIREVAEKLEGRNLRNTRILPLFARLGLADQQRIFHPEQGCRRIVLATNVAETSLTIPGIIYVIDSGVARVSRYSPARQVQRLQIEPVSKASARQRAGRCGRVCEGVCIRLYSEEDWEDRPEFTDPEIRRSALAGALLRMKDLGLPEMPEFPLPDPPSSKLVTEGYRTLREIGALDKARQLTPVGRKLARLPIDPRLGRMLLEAQHEQALPEMLVIVAGLGIMDPRERPADAAQKADQAHAQWKDEDSDFLSLLKLWKAAWQFREGRRWRKNQLRKWCGKNFLNFNRMMEWFNLWEDLSRLVRETLKCKIPPLEEETERQASFAMIHRSILAGVPRQFGLWDADNREYRGAGGRSFGIFPGSGLFRRKKRSEWVMGVELVDTTRLWMRRAARLEPEWVEQVAPHLCESHYSGARWDKEQGAVYAVERVVCGGLRIIDNRRVHYGRINPAHAREIMIREGLLGGGFRTRPGCITHLETLREEVRQIELKLRRPDQVWCEEGVYEFFDRLIPQDCCTARAFLRWAGSMEKDNPDALHVPAQEAMYEFWGKDLLDGFPDEISCGGAEYAVYYQNDPGAEDDGVTLGVHIDQLPDVPEWLPEWGVPGHLAQRAEGLLRTLPKDLRVFLQPVSQKAAYFAELRHGLDPDGPLAQKLAEFVEAETGRFCAPSFFDMSRIPAELVTKIWVCDDEGEELAMGTDVAELNGRLGKKLSRRFRETAADIVSVTGMKEWTCGDLEHTVDVAGRPGYVALVDEGASVGVRVFEDELRAAESHRDGCLRFMRLRQTDQLNHLRKKFPLKLEGKLSLHMLGRDPSTNADDLVDVSAELAMGRPLPRTSEQFAAAEMNLRQNLFDAAHSVADLWELVAATEHAVRDFSAAQQGVRHMERITADLRRQLDWLLRPRFLWAHGAEHLPDLKRYVQGIAERIRRIGQQPLARELERLDLFERVYLPWYQALPEHDGDPRWTQYSYLLEEYRLAVFAPAISVKGRISEKRLVTAFEELV
- the ilvN gene encoding acetolactate synthase small subunit; the encoded protein is MTRHTISVLVENKFGVLARIAGLFSGRGYNIHSLNVAPSQDPRFSRMTIVVREKEDVLDQIIKHLEKLVNTVEVVDFRNTDNVYRETVLTRIGVDSATRHEVIEFCQILGANIVDVTRDALTIEVTGGEHKIDRFLSLIEDYDVQMLTRSGRIALPKPRQ